A genome region from Solirubrobacter pauli includes the following:
- a CDS encoding UTP--glucose-1-phosphate uridylyltransferase, translating to MSDEGLRAAVQKMREEGVADAAINAFEHYYRQLEAGETGLMPEDSIEPVTELPHLDDLPPDPDAEREALRKAIVLRLNGGLGTSMGLTGAKSLLEAKDGLSFLDIIARQVLALREQHGCELPLVLMDSFSTREDSLRALAEYDDLDIGLPLDFIQNKEPKLLVEDLTPAEWPDNPALEWCPPGHGDLYTALVTSGMLEDLLERGFEYAFVANSDNLGAVVEPRILAWLRANDVPFLMEVTERTEADRKGGHLARRKADDRLVLRETAQTPDEDLKALQDLSTHRFANTNNLWVSLRALDQAMRERDGVLGLPMIRNKKTVDPGDKSSPEVFQIETAMGAAIEVFEGARALVVPRTRFAPVKTTDDLLALRSDAYRLTDDARVELVRDRVPIVTLDPDHYKLMRDFDARFPDGPVSLAEADRFEVDGDVTFGADVVARGSVKVEGPATIEPGTILTG from the coding sequence GTGAGCGACGAAGGCCTGCGCGCAGCGGTCCAGAAGATGCGCGAGGAGGGCGTGGCGGACGCCGCCATCAACGCCTTCGAGCACTACTACCGCCAGCTTGAGGCGGGCGAGACCGGGCTGATGCCCGAGGACTCGATCGAGCCGGTGACCGAGCTCCCGCACCTCGACGACCTGCCGCCTGACCCGGACGCCGAGCGCGAGGCGCTGCGCAAGGCGATCGTGCTGCGCCTCAACGGCGGGCTCGGGACGAGCATGGGCCTGACCGGCGCCAAGTCGCTGCTGGAGGCCAAGGACGGGCTGAGCTTCCTGGACATCATCGCCCGCCAGGTCCTGGCGCTGCGCGAGCAGCACGGCTGCGAGCTGCCGCTGGTGCTGATGGACTCGTTCTCCACGCGCGAGGACTCGCTCCGTGCGCTCGCCGAGTACGACGACCTGGACATCGGCCTGCCGCTCGACTTCATCCAGAACAAGGAGCCCAAGCTCCTCGTCGAGGACCTCACGCCCGCCGAGTGGCCCGACAACCCGGCGCTCGAGTGGTGCCCGCCCGGCCACGGCGACCTCTACACGGCGCTCGTCACCTCCGGCATGCTGGAGGACCTGCTCGAGCGCGGCTTCGAGTACGCGTTCGTGGCCAACTCGGACAACCTCGGCGCGGTCGTCGAGCCGCGCATCCTCGCCTGGCTGCGCGCGAACGACGTGCCGTTCCTGATGGAGGTCACCGAGCGCACGGAGGCCGACCGCAAGGGCGGCCATCTCGCCCGCCGCAAGGCCGACGACCGGCTCGTGCTGCGCGAGACCGCCCAGACGCCCGACGAGGACCTCAAGGCGCTGCAGGACCTGAGCACGCACCGCTTCGCCAACACGAACAACCTGTGGGTGAGCCTGCGCGCGCTCGACCAGGCGATGCGCGAACGCGACGGCGTGCTCGGCCTGCCGATGATCCGCAACAAGAAGACCGTCGACCCGGGCGACAAGTCCTCCCCCGAGGTGTTCCAGATCGAGACCGCGATGGGCGCAGCGATCGAGGTCTTCGAGGGCGCCCGCGCGCTGGTCGTCCCGCGCACGCGCTTCGCCCCCGTCAAGACCACCGACGACCTGCTCGCGCTGCGCTCGGACGCCTACCGGCTCACCGACGACGCGCGCGTGGAGCTCGTCCGCGACCGCGTCCCGATCGTCACGCTCGACCCCGACCACTACAAGCTGATGCGCGACTTCGACGCGCGCTTCCCCGACGGCCCCGTGTCCCTGGCCGAGGCCGACCGCTTCGAGGTCGACGGTGACGTCACCTTCGGCGCGGACGTCGTCGCGCGCGGCTCCGTCAAGGTCGAGGGCCCGGCCACGATCGAGCCCGGCACCATCCTCACGGGCTGA
- a CDS encoding YncE family protein translates to MTFPPQAQEPGRAPARERPAGRVVRVGAGAEGIAVDPAGTVAAIATDDGLTLVDAGTGAVRETVRLPAAARHVSFSPRHGFLVPLEEANQLAEVSPDGGVRLIDTGTHPHDAAGDADGRVFVGDEFAASLSVVEAGATVRTVRVAEQPGGVAVTGDVVAVVSVRANVVEAYDRRTLERLSTQNVGYGPSHVVAGEDGRLYVADTRGGGISVFSTRPRLRFEQRIATPGKPYGVALDGARLWVTLSDRNQLLRIEGGRVVKRYPTVTTPYSVAVNPAGDVLVTGRDRGELQIVSP, encoded by the coding sequence TTGACGTTCCCGCCCCAAGCGCAGGAGCCCGGGCGTGCGCCGGCGCGTGAGCGGCCCGCCGGTCGCGTCGTGCGGGTGGGGGCGGGCGCGGAGGGGATCGCGGTCGACCCGGCGGGCACGGTCGCGGCGATCGCGACCGACGACGGCCTCACGCTCGTCGACGCCGGTACCGGCGCGGTCCGCGAGACCGTCCGCCTGCCCGCGGCGGCGCGTCACGTCTCGTTCTCCCCCCGGCACGGGTTCCTCGTGCCGCTCGAGGAGGCGAACCAGCTGGCGGAGGTCTCGCCGGACGGAGGCGTGCGGCTCATCGACACCGGCACGCACCCACACGACGCGGCCGGCGATGCCGACGGCCGCGTCTTCGTCGGCGACGAGTTCGCCGCCTCGCTGTCGGTGGTCGAGGCGGGAGCCACGGTCCGCACGGTGCGCGTGGCCGAGCAACCCGGCGGCGTGGCGGTGACGGGTGACGTCGTCGCGGTCGTGTCCGTGCGCGCGAACGTCGTCGAGGCCTACGACCGGCGCACGCTCGAGCGGTTGAGCACGCAGAACGTCGGCTACGGGCCGTCGCACGTCGTCGCGGGCGAGGACGGGCGGCTGTACGTCGCCGACACCCGCGGCGGCGGGATCAGCGTCTTCTCCACGCGCCCGCGGCTGCGCTTCGAGCAGCGCATCGCCACGCCGGGCAAGCCGTACGGCGTCGCCCTCGACGGCGCGCGCCTGTGGGTCACGCTCTCCGACCGCAACCAGCTGCTGCGGATCGAGGGCGGGCGCGTGGTCAAGCGCTACCCGACGGTGACCACGCCCTACAGCGTCGCCGTCAACCCGGCCGGCGACGTGCTGGTCACCGGCCGCGATCGCGGAGAGCTGCAGATCGTCAGCCCGTGA
- a CDS encoding YceH family protein: MDRDLDPVEIRVLGCLIEKQRTTPDQYPLSLNALRSACNQTTNRNPIVSYDEEMLRHALQKLGRRRYTRLTSGHTSRAAKYRHLLDEALPLDAAEQAVLAVLFLRGEQTPGELKQRTERMQAFDGIAGLHDCLTGLIDKGFVSELARRPGQKEERFRHNLSDDLDPADVPEGAELAASSGPAAVVPPPPRRDERMDKLEAEVLALRTELSAMREELTTLRAELGA; the protein is encoded by the coding sequence ATGGATCGCGACCTTGACCCCGTGGAGATCCGCGTCCTCGGCTGCCTGATCGAGAAGCAGCGCACGACGCCGGACCAGTATCCGCTCAGCCTGAACGCGCTGCGCAGCGCGTGCAACCAGACGACGAACCGCAATCCGATCGTCTCCTACGACGAGGAGATGCTCCGCCACGCGCTGCAGAAGCTCGGCCGGCGTCGCTACACGCGCCTCACCTCGGGCCACACGAGCCGGGCGGCCAAGTACCGCCACCTGCTCGACGAGGCGCTGCCGCTCGACGCCGCCGAGCAGGCCGTGCTCGCGGTGCTGTTCCTGCGCGGCGAGCAGACCCCCGGGGAGCTCAAGCAGCGCACCGAGCGCATGCAGGCCTTCGACGGCATCGCCGGTTTGCACGACTGCCTCACGGGGCTGATCGACAAGGGCTTCGTCTCCGAGCTGGCCCGTCGCCCGGGCCAGAAGGAGGAGCGCTTCCGCCACAACCTGTCGGACGACCTGGACCCCGCCGACGTGCCGGAGGGCGCCGAGCTGGCAGCCTCGTCGGGTCCGGCCGCGGTCGTCCCGCCGCCCCCGCGCCGCGACGAGCGGATGGACAAGCTCGAGGCCGAGGTGCTGGCGCTGCGCACGGAGCTCTCCGCAATGCGCGAGGAGCTCACCACCCTTCGGGCCGAACTTGGTGCGTAA
- a CDS encoding acyl-CoA dehydrogenase family protein, producing MEAVTEQLSQGAFSLELSDDQRDVRDWVHGFAANVVRPAAAEWDEREETPWPLIQEAAKIGLYSFEALAQFYADETGLLLPIVNEELFWGDAGIGMSIMGTTLAVAGIFSAGTGEQLGEWVPQCYGTPDDPQVGAFCVSEPDAGSDVSSLRTRAKYDEASDEWVLNGQKAWVTNGGIANVHVVIASVEPELKARGQAGFIIPPNTPGLTMGTKVSKHGLRASHTADVFLDDVRIPGRNVLGGKEKLDERLARAREGTRAKKQAAMQTFENTRPAVGAQAIGIARAAYEYALGYAKERTQFGKPIIENQAIAFALADMALEIDAARLLVWRASWMGRTGRKFEHAEGSMSKLKAGEVAVWATERAIQILGGNGYTREYPVERMHRDAKIYTIFEGTSEIQRLVISRAISGMMIR from the coding sequence ATGGAAGCAGTCACGGAGCAGCTCTCCCAGGGCGCGTTCTCGCTCGAGCTCAGCGACGACCAACGCGACGTGCGCGACTGGGTGCACGGGTTCGCGGCGAACGTCGTCCGGCCGGCGGCGGCCGAGTGGGACGAGCGCGAGGAGACGCCGTGGCCGCTCATCCAGGAGGCCGCGAAGATCGGGCTCTACTCGTTCGAGGCGCTCGCGCAGTTCTACGCCGACGAGACGGGGCTGTTGCTGCCGATCGTGAACGAGGAGCTCTTCTGGGGCGACGCGGGCATCGGCATGTCGATCATGGGTACGACGCTCGCGGTCGCCGGGATCTTCTCCGCGGGCACCGGCGAGCAGCTGGGGGAGTGGGTCCCGCAGTGCTACGGCACGCCGGACGACCCGCAGGTCGGCGCGTTCTGCGTGAGCGAGCCGGACGCGGGCAGCGACGTGTCCTCGTTGCGCACCCGCGCGAAGTACGACGAGGCCTCCGACGAGTGGGTGCTCAACGGCCAGAAGGCGTGGGTGACCAACGGCGGCATCGCCAACGTGCACGTCGTGATCGCGTCGGTCGAGCCGGAGCTGAAGGCGCGCGGCCAGGCCGGCTTCATCATCCCGCCGAACACGCCCGGCCTGACGATGGGGACCAAGGTCTCCAAGCACGGGCTGCGCGCCTCGCACACCGCCGACGTCTTCCTCGACGACGTCCGCATCCCCGGTCGCAACGTCCTGGGCGGCAAGGAGAAGCTCGACGAGCGCCTCGCCCGCGCACGCGAGGGCACGCGCGCGAAGAAGCAGGCCGCGATGCAGACGTTCGAGAACACGCGGCCCGCGGTCGGCGCGCAGGCGATCGGCATCGCCCGCGCCGCCTACGAGTACGCGCTCGGGTACGCGAAGGAGCGCACGCAGTTCGGCAAACCGATCATCGAGAACCAGGCCATCGCGTTCGCGCTGGCGGACATGGCGCTGGAGATCGACGCCGCCCGGCTGCTCGTATGGCGCGCGTCATGGATGGGCCGCACGGGCCGCAAGTTCGAGCACGCCGAGGGCTCGATGAGCAAGCTCAAGGCCGGCGAGGTCGCCGTGTGGGCGACCGAGCGCGCGATCCAGATCCTGGGCGGCAACGGCTACACGCGCGAGTACCCGGTGGAGCGCATGCACCGCGACGCGAAGATCTACACCATCTTCGAGGGCACCAGCGAGATCCAACGGCTCGTCATCAGCCGGGCGATCTCGGGCATGATGATCCGCTAG
- a CDS encoding DNA-3-methyladenine glycosylase family protein codes for MEVIVKPPWPSQPPRGAGLLKRDGNVVRRAMVIDGELLLGEAAWVGEHVHLRGDERAVERLRFVLALDDDLEPFHRAHRSDPLLGRALKAKPRLRVTRTPDPFEALAWAVMYQLIDTQKAGMIAFEFTRRHGTRHPSGVYAAPPPEAFTNQAALQEAGLGVQQARTLARVARVVVERGMDRPRIEAVQGIGPWTLGQMDWFGFGRYDIPLEGDVGIRNAYARMIGARTGSVTEAEFKAVLDRYAPWQGMAALYMTAMGWRGGARYESVHALRRR; via the coding sequence ATGGAGGTGATCGTGAAGCCGCCGTGGCCGAGCCAGCCGCCCCGCGGGGCCGGGCTGCTCAAGCGCGACGGCAACGTCGTCCGCCGCGCGATGGTCATCGACGGCGAGCTGCTGCTGGGCGAAGCGGCGTGGGTCGGCGAGCACGTGCACCTGCGCGGAGACGAGCGGGCGGTCGAGCGGCTGCGGTTCGTGCTCGCGCTCGACGACGACCTGGAGCCGTTCCACCGCGCCCATCGGTCCGACCCGTTGCTCGGCCGGGCGCTGAAGGCCAAGCCGCGGCTCCGGGTGACGCGCACGCCCGATCCGTTCGAAGCGCTGGCCTGGGCGGTGATGTACCAGCTCATCGACACCCAGAAGGCAGGGATGATCGCCTTCGAGTTCACGCGCCGGCACGGCACGCGGCACCCGAGCGGCGTCTACGCCGCGCCGCCGCCCGAGGCGTTCACCAACCAGGCCGCGCTGCAGGAGGCCGGCCTGGGTGTCCAGCAGGCGCGGACGCTCGCCCGCGTCGCCCGCGTGGTCGTCGAGCGCGGGATGGACCGTCCCCGGATCGAAGCGGTGCAGGGCATCGGCCCGTGGACGCTCGGCCAGATGGACTGGTTCGGGTTCGGGCGCTACGACATCCCGCTCGAGGGCGACGTCGGCATCCGCAACGCGTACGCGCGCATGATCGGCGCGCGCACCGGCAGCGTCACCGAGGCGGAGTTCAAGGCGGTGCTCGACCGCTACGCGCCGTGGCAGGGCATGGCCGCCCTCTACATGACCGCGATGGGGTGGCGCGGCGGAGCACGGTATGAATCTGTGCATGCCCTTCGCCGCCGCTGA
- the mgrA gene encoding L-glyceraldehyde 3-phosphate reductase, with amino-acid sequence MPFAAAEDRYDSMPYRRCGRSGIQLPPISLGLWNRFGDDTPLQNQRDIIRRAFDLGITHIDLANNYGPPAGSAEINFGRILREDLRPYRDELIISTKAGYDMWPGPYGEWGSRKYLLASLDQSLERMGLDYVDIFYSHRYDPETPLEETIGALDTAVRSGRALYAGISSYSAERTAEAVAIANRLGTPLLIHQPSYSLLNRWIEPEVLEACDEAGMGVIAFSPLAQGMLTDRYLGGIPKDSRAAQDHFLKQDFISEENMAAVRALNEIAQRRGQALAQMAIAWVLRDPRVTSALIGASSVKQLETNVAALENLEFSDEELAEIDKHAVDAGINIWEQSSFA; translated from the coding sequence ATGCCCTTCGCCGCCGCTGAAGATCGATACGACTCGATGCCCTACCGCCGCTGTGGTCGCAGCGGCATCCAGCTCCCGCCGATCAGCCTCGGCCTGTGGAACCGCTTCGGCGACGACACGCCGCTGCAGAACCAGCGCGACATCATCCGCCGCGCGTTCGACCTCGGCATCACCCACATCGACCTCGCGAACAACTACGGCCCGCCGGCTGGTTCCGCCGAGATCAACTTCGGCCGGATCCTGCGCGAGGACCTGCGCCCTTACCGCGACGAGCTGATCATCTCCACCAAGGCCGGCTACGACATGTGGCCCGGCCCGTACGGCGAGTGGGGCTCGCGCAAGTACCTGCTGGCGTCGCTCGACCAGTCGCTCGAGCGGATGGGGCTCGACTACGTCGACATCTTCTACTCGCACCGGTACGACCCGGAGACGCCGCTGGAGGAGACGATCGGCGCGCTGGACACCGCGGTCCGCTCCGGCCGTGCCCTGTACGCCGGCATCTCGTCCTACTCGGCCGAGCGCACGGCGGAGGCGGTCGCGATCGCGAACCGGCTCGGCACGCCCCTGCTGATCCACCAGCCGTCGTACTCGCTGCTCAACCGGTGGATCGAGCCCGAGGTGCTGGAAGCGTGCGACGAGGCCGGCATGGGCGTCATCGCCTTCTCGCCGCTCGCCCAGGGCATGCTCACCGACCGCTACCTCGGCGGCATCCCGAAGGACTCGCGCGCGGCGCAGGACCACTTCCTCAAGCAGGACTTCATCTCCGAGGAGAACATGGCCGCGGTGCGGGCGCTGAACGAGATCGCGCAGCGGCGCGGGCAGGCGCTCGCGCAGATGGCGATCGCGTGGGTGCTGCGCGACCCACGGGTGACGTCCGCCCTGATCGGCGCGTCCTCGGTCAAGCAGCTCGAGACCAACGTGGCGGCGCTCGAGAACCTCGAGTTCAGCGACGAGGAGCTCGCCGAGATCGACAAGCACGCGGTCGACGCCGGCATCAACATCTGGGAGCAGTCGAGCTTCGCATGA
- a CDS encoding PaaI family thioesterase: MRRSELLKQFLPNSPFVGLLGVSLVALEDERAELRMPFRPELATAGDVVHGGAIASLIDMTAVSAAWADDHEPQSMEGATVTLDVSYVAAARGKDLTAIGVVSKRGRSLVFADVRVSEPDGRLVATGSAVVTLGS; encoded by the coding sequence ATGAGGCGCTCCGAGCTCCTGAAGCAGTTCCTGCCGAATTCGCCGTTCGTGGGGCTGCTCGGGGTCTCGCTCGTGGCTCTGGAAGACGAGCGGGCGGAGCTGCGGATGCCGTTCCGCCCGGAGCTGGCCACCGCCGGTGACGTCGTCCACGGTGGCGCGATCGCCTCGCTCATCGACATGACGGCGGTGTCCGCCGCGTGGGCCGACGACCACGAGCCGCAGTCGATGGAAGGCGCTACCGTGACCCTCGACGTGTCCTACGTGGCCGCAGCGCGCGGGAAGGACCTCACGGCGATCGGCGTGGTGAGCAAGCGCGGACGCAGCCTCGTGTTCGCCGACGTGCGCGTCAGCGAGCCGGACGGCCGGCTCGTGGCCACCGGCTCCGCGGTGGTGACGCTCGGCTCGTGA
- a CDS encoding esterase/lipase family protein: MTALGRLAATELAGLSRGIGDVHFAISGRVFRALGPPALPVRVMHDAVARGTYAAVCGGLWAGARALPLDAPPAVLGALNGLIGDELHAVGSPLAIPMRAERIGEPRGRDVAVFVHGLGETELAWGPAPYGDRLPGWTPVYVRYNTGRSIAENAAELGALIEGLDWKIERIALVGHSMGGLVARSACARGGAWTERVTHTVSLGTPHDGAPLAQLVHGLAAALERAPETRPFARFLGRRSAGIRDLRRGVRDPLLPGARHGFVAATVTATDTHVVGRLLGDTLVLSGSARGEGDVLDLGGTHHLALLRAPAVHRQLQAWLT; this comes from the coding sequence GTGACCGCGCTGGGCCGGCTGGCGGCGACGGAGCTCGCGGGCCTCTCGCGAGGGATCGGCGACGTCCACTTCGCGATCTCGGGCCGGGTGTTCCGCGCGCTCGGCCCGCCGGCGCTGCCGGTGCGGGTCATGCACGACGCGGTCGCGCGCGGCACGTACGCCGCGGTCTGCGGCGGCCTGTGGGCGGGCGCCCGCGCGCTGCCGCTGGACGCGCCGCCGGCCGTACTCGGCGCCCTCAACGGGCTGATCGGCGATGAGCTGCACGCCGTCGGCAGCCCGCTCGCGATCCCGATGCGCGCGGAGCGGATCGGCGAGCCGCGCGGGCGCGACGTCGCCGTCTTCGTGCACGGGTTGGGTGAGACCGAGCTCGCCTGGGGGCCTGCGCCCTACGGCGACCGGCTGCCCGGCTGGACCCCGGTCTACGTCCGCTACAACACCGGCCGCTCGATCGCGGAGAACGCGGCGGAGCTCGGCGCGCTGATCGAAGGCCTGGACTGGAAGATCGAGCGGATCGCGCTCGTCGGGCACTCGATGGGCGGGCTCGTCGCGCGCAGCGCGTGCGCCCGGGGCGGCGCGTGGACGGAGCGCGTGACCCACACCGTCTCGCTCGGCACCCCCCACGACGGCGCGCCGCTCGCGCAGCTCGTGCACGGGCTGGCCGCCGCGCTCGAGCGCGCGCCGGAGACGCGTCCGTTCGCCCGCTTCCTCGGTCGGCGCAGCGCGGGCATCCGCGACCTGCGCCGCGGCGTGCGCGACCCGCTGCTGCCCGGCGCCCGCCACGGGTTCGTCGCCGCGACCGTCACCGCCACCGACACGCACGTCGTCGGCCGGCTGCTCGGCGACACGCTCGTGCTGTCGGGCAGCGCCCGCGGCGAAGGCGACGTGCTCGACCTGGGCGGCACGCATCACCTCGCGCTGCTGCGGGCACCGGCCGTGCATCGCCAGCTGCAGGCCTGGCTCACCTAG